Proteins encoded together in one Calonectris borealis chromosome W, bCalBor7.hap1.2, whole genome shotgun sequence window:
- the LOC142074687 gene encoding ferrochelatase, mitochondrial isoform X1, with product MQAAAAKMAAAGANAAGRAARHLVKSQLRVPVRWRGQATAAAVTESTKPQIQPEVRKPKTGILMLNMGGPERLDDVHDFLLRLFLDRDLMTLPVQNKLAPFIAKRRTPKIQEQYSRIGGGSPIKKWTAVQGEGMVKLLDSMSPRTAPHKYYIGFRYVHPLTEEAIEEMEKDGIERAIAFTQYPQYSCSTTGSSLNAIYRYYNKKGEKPKMKWSIIDRWPTHPLLIQCFTDHIQKELNLFPPDKRKDVVILFSAHSLPMSVVNRGDPYPQEVGATVQRVMEKLNYSNPYRLVWQSKVGPMPWLGPQTDETIKGLCQRGKKNMLLVPIAFTSDHIETLYELDIEYAQVLANECGVENIRRAESLNGNPLFSKALADLVCSHIQSNEICSRQLTLCCPLCVNPVCRETKAFFTNQQL from the exons ATGCAGGCGGCCGCCGCCAAGATGGCCGCCGCTGGTGCTAACGCCGCCGGACGGGCGGCGCGTCATC TTGTAAAAAGTCAGCTGAGGGTCCCGGTACGGTGGAGAGGTCAGGCAACTGCAGCCGCAGTGACAGAAAGCACAAAACCTCAAATTCAGCCAGAAGTGCG GAAACCTAAAACAGGAATCTTGATGTTAAACATGGGAGGTCCAGAACGGCTGGATGACGTGCATGATTTCTTACTTCGTCTCTTCCTGGACAGAGATCTAATGACGCTTCCAGTTCAAAA TAAATTAGCACCCTTCATTGCCAAACGCCGCACACCGAAAATCCAGGAGCAGTACAGCAGGATTGGAGGTGGATCACCAATCAAGAAGTGGACGGCGGTGCAGGGAGAAGGCATGGTGAAACTGCTGGACAGCATGTCTCCTCGCACCG CGCCTCACAAATACTACATTGGCTTCCGGTACGTCCATCCTCTGACAGAAGAAGCAAttgaagagatggagaaagatgGCATTGAAAGGGCTATCGCTTTCACGCAGTACCCACAGTACAGTTGTTCTACCACAG GAAGCAGTTTAAATGCCATTTATCGCTACTATAATAAAAAAGGGGAGAAGCCGAAGATGAAGTGGAGTATAATTGACCGATGGCCCACACATCCCCTTCTTATTCAG tgcTTCACCGATCACATACAGAAGGAACTGAACCTGTTTCCCCCCGACAAAAGGAAAGATGTCGTCATCCTCTTCTCGGCTCACTCGCTGCCCATGTCC GTAGTGAACCGTGGTGATCCGTATCCTCAGGAAGTGGGAGCTACTGTCCAGAGAGTCATGGAGAAGTTGAACTACTCCAACCCTTACAGGCTTGTGTGGCAGTCCAAG GTTGGACCAATGCCTTGGCTTGGTCCACAGACAGATGAGACCATTAAAGGACTGTgccaaagaggaaagaagaacatGTTGTTGGTCCCAATAGCATTTACAAGTGACCACATTGAAACACTTTATGAACTGGATATTGAGTATGCCCAAGTTTTAGCAAATGAG TGTGGAGTTGAAAATATCAGAAGAGCAGAGTCTCTTAATGGAAATCCACTGTTCTCCAAG GCTCTGGCAGACTTGGTCTGTTCGCATATCCAGTCGAATGAAATCTGCTCTAGGCAGTTAACCCTCTGCTGTCCGCTCTGTGTAAATCCTGTCTGCAGGGAGACAAAAGCCTTCTTCACTAATCAACAGCTGTGA
- the LOC142074687 gene encoding ferrochelatase, mitochondrial isoform X3, translating to MLNMGGPERLDDVHDFLLRLFLDRDLMTLPVQNKLAPFIAKRRTPKIQEQYSRIGGGSPIKKWTAVQGEGMVKLLDSMSPRTAPHKYYIGFRYVHPLTEEAIEEMEKDGIERAIAFTQYPQYSCSTTGSSLNAIYRYYNKKGEKPKMKWSIIDRWPTHPLLIQCFTDHIQKELNLFPPDKRKDVVILFSAHSLPMSVVNRGDPYPQEVGATVQRVMEKLNYSNPYRLVWQSKVGPMPWLGPQTDETIKGLCQRGKKNMLLVPIAFTSDHIETLYELDIEYAQVLANECGVENIRRAESLNGNPLFSKALADLVCSHIQSNEICSRQLTLCCPLCVNPVCRETKAFFTNQQL from the exons ATGTTAAACATGGGAGGTCCAGAACGGCTGGATGACGTGCATGATTTCTTACTTCGTCTCTTCCTGGACAGAGATCTAATGACGCTTCCAGTTCAAAA TAAATTAGCACCCTTCATTGCCAAACGCCGCACACCGAAAATCCAGGAGCAGTACAGCAGGATTGGAGGTGGATCACCAATCAAGAAGTGGACGGCGGTGCAGGGAGAAGGCATGGTGAAACTGCTGGACAGCATGTCTCCTCGCACCG CGCCTCACAAATACTACATTGGCTTCCGGTACGTCCATCCTCTGACAGAAGAAGCAAttgaagagatggagaaagatgGCATTGAAAGGGCTATCGCTTTCACGCAGTACCCACAGTACAGTTGTTCTACCACAG GAAGCAGTTTAAATGCCATTTATCGCTACTATAATAAAAAAGGGGAGAAGCCGAAGATGAAGTGGAGTATAATTGACCGATGGCCCACACATCCCCTTCTTATTCAG tgcTTCACCGATCACATACAGAAGGAACTGAACCTGTTTCCCCCCGACAAAAGGAAAGATGTCGTCATCCTCTTCTCGGCTCACTCGCTGCCCATGTCC GTAGTGAACCGTGGTGATCCGTATCCTCAGGAAGTGGGAGCTACTGTCCAGAGAGTCATGGAGAAGTTGAACTACTCCAACCCTTACAGGCTTGTGTGGCAGTCCAAG GTTGGACCAATGCCTTGGCTTGGTCCACAGACAGATGAGACCATTAAAGGACTGTgccaaagaggaaagaagaacatGTTGTTGGTCCCAATAGCATTTACAAGTGACCACATTGAAACACTTTATGAACTGGATATTGAGTATGCCCAAGTTTTAGCAAATGAG TGTGGAGTTGAAAATATCAGAAGAGCAGAGTCTCTTAATGGAAATCCACTGTTCTCCAAG GCTCTGGCAGACTTGGTCTGTTCGCATATCCAGTCGAATGAAATCTGCTCTAGGCAGTTAACCCTCTGCTGTCCGCTCTGTGTAAATCCTGTCTGCAGGGAGACAAAAGCCTTCTTCACTAATCAACAGCTGTGA
- the LOC142074687 gene encoding ferrochelatase, mitochondrial isoform X2 produces MQAAAAKMAAAGANAAGRAARHLVKSQLRVPVRWRGQATAAAVTESTKPQIQPEVRKPKTGILMLNMGGPERLDDVHDFLLRLFLDRDLMTLPVQNKLAPFIAKRRTPKIQEQYSRIGGGSPIKKWTAVQGEGMVKLLDSMSPRTGSSLNAIYRYYNKKGEKPKMKWSIIDRWPTHPLLIQCFTDHIQKELNLFPPDKRKDVVILFSAHSLPMSVVNRGDPYPQEVGATVQRVMEKLNYSNPYRLVWQSKVGPMPWLGPQTDETIKGLCQRGKKNMLLVPIAFTSDHIETLYELDIEYAQVLANECGVENIRRAESLNGNPLFSKALADLVCSHIQSNEICSRQLTLCCPLCVNPVCRETKAFFTNQQL; encoded by the exons ATGCAGGCGGCCGCCGCCAAGATGGCCGCCGCTGGTGCTAACGCCGCCGGACGGGCGGCGCGTCATC TTGTAAAAAGTCAGCTGAGGGTCCCGGTACGGTGGAGAGGTCAGGCAACTGCAGCCGCAGTGACAGAAAGCACAAAACCTCAAATTCAGCCAGAAGTGCG GAAACCTAAAACAGGAATCTTGATGTTAAACATGGGAGGTCCAGAACGGCTGGATGACGTGCATGATTTCTTACTTCGTCTCTTCCTGGACAGAGATCTAATGACGCTTCCAGTTCAAAA TAAATTAGCACCCTTCATTGCCAAACGCCGCACACCGAAAATCCAGGAGCAGTACAGCAGGATTGGAGGTGGATCACCAATCAAGAAGTGGACGGCGGTGCAGGGAGAAGGCATGGTGAAACTGCTGGACAGCATGTCTCCTCGCACCG GAAGCAGTTTAAATGCCATTTATCGCTACTATAATAAAAAAGGGGAGAAGCCGAAGATGAAGTGGAGTATAATTGACCGATGGCCCACACATCCCCTTCTTATTCAG tgcTTCACCGATCACATACAGAAGGAACTGAACCTGTTTCCCCCCGACAAAAGGAAAGATGTCGTCATCCTCTTCTCGGCTCACTCGCTGCCCATGTCC GTAGTGAACCGTGGTGATCCGTATCCTCAGGAAGTGGGAGCTACTGTCCAGAGAGTCATGGAGAAGTTGAACTACTCCAACCCTTACAGGCTTGTGTGGCAGTCCAAG GTTGGACCAATGCCTTGGCTTGGTCCACAGACAGATGAGACCATTAAAGGACTGTgccaaagaggaaagaagaacatGTTGTTGGTCCCAATAGCATTTACAAGTGACCACATTGAAACACTTTATGAACTGGATATTGAGTATGCCCAAGTTTTAGCAAATGAG TGTGGAGTTGAAAATATCAGAAGAGCAGAGTCTCTTAATGGAAATCCACTGTTCTCCAAG GCTCTGGCAGACTTGGTCTGTTCGCATATCCAGTCGAATGAAATCTGCTCTAGGCAGTTAACCCTCTGCTGTCCGCTCTGTGTAAATCCTGTCTGCAGGGAGACAAAAGCCTTCTTCACTAATCAACAGCTGTGA